A segment of the Solea solea chromosome 14, fSolSol10.1, whole genome shotgun sequence genome:
gaacatgcaaactccatgcagaaaggcccttgttccaaccggggctcgaacccgggtcttctcgctgcaaggcgagagtgctaaccactacaccaccgtgtggcccaaaactagaaaagcactgtataaaattaaatatagaCAATTTTCCCATGTACCAAAGTGCCAGCTTTGCATGTTTTACATGCTTAATTTTTGGAGGTTTCATCTGATGTACAAAACAATTCTGCATACATTTCAGCAGTGACTGTTGGGTTTGAGTTCAGgattgtttttgattgtttgattgattgtttcGCTACCAGAGTTTACAAACGGTTTCATTTAATTTGGTGTTAACCCACATTACAACATTAATCAAGGACAAGGGACATCCCCACATCAGGAGATAGCATGTCTTGATCTAGTCACTTCTCAACAGTGAGGTGGCTGTTGTATGAACTCATCTGACTCATGAACTTATACACCTCTGCAGAAATGACGGCTCCCTGGTTTCAGCCCTCAAGACACTGCTGTTCTTCACTATCCTCATGGTCACATTACCCATCGGACTGTACTTTGCATCAAAGGCGTACATCTTTGAGGGTAAGGTTGTGGCAAATGTTTGTAACACTACCTTGTTTGTACTTGCAGGTCAGCATGACCCCCTGGTGTTATTCTGTTTCAGTGATAATGAATGTGGAAGGAGGTTGCTGCCACAAGCTCCTCTCTTCAATTTCTTCCAAGTCTTTGCTTTGTTCCTGATCAGTTTTGTATTGTAACCAGATCCTGACTGATtaggttttattgttgttatccaATTATTGATATTATTCTTGCAGAAAATCTGATTATGGTTTAACCTTGTGATTAATCTGCAGACCATTTTCCAGAAATGTAGTTCTGTCTTTGTTGACATATtcccaaacacaaacatattcagTATATTGAGTGATGTAAGGGAGAACAAATTACATAAATTACTTATTAATTTTCACAACATCTGCATTTTCCAATTAAATATGCAAGGCACAGACACACCTGGCTTTTAAAGGGTGTGAAAAGCAAAATTCTTCTTGGCTTTACACCCAAAACACACCTAAAATTGAAGTTGGACATTGCCTTATTGCACTTGTGCCACACATTTAAGAGCATGCGCTATAGATTGTCTAAATTGGGTCATGAGTCTTTCCATCTCTATCGCTGAAACATTGTCATCTATGCTTGGAAAGGTGTGAAGACAGGTAAATTCCCTCAGGACAAGATCCTCTGAACCTTTGTTTGCGGTTTAAAACCCAaagattatatattataatagatcatatttactttttttttatttaagtgtatgacaatttgttgttggtttttatttttttgaaacacAATGTAATGACACCACTATTTGTAAGTTATTCACAAGGGGCTAACATACCCCTAAAATGACTCATAGACCCACACAGGATTGTTATTACGAACACCTGTACACATGTTTTGTATGCACTTCCCCCTTCATCCAATCACGCAGCAGACATGTTGTCATGAAGATCCAGGTCAGAAgatttgagtaaaaaatatttcAGTCTCAGATTACCTGGTTTGTGATTACAGATTACTCTTGATCCAAAGAATTTGCttagaaatcttttttttaaagtcttttttaaattatattgcAAGTAGACCCCCATTATACCACCTTGTAGCAGCATGTGTCCTGAATCATTTTTCCCTTTGACATGGCTATGTGACTGTAAGCATAGAAGCAGAACAAAAGTAGTTTGGAATGTACAGACCAGTTTCAGGGAAGTAGTAATAATGGTGAATAAGGACTCTGACGGAGGTGGTAGTACAGATGGAACATTATGCATCCCAACTTCCATGAACCAATCTTTCAGGAGCAAGTTTCAATGAATTAAAACTTTTTctcaccttttattttgaatatcaCAGCCTGTTAGAGCATTTTCATTCCTTTATTATGGCCACAGTTTATACTTGTATATTGTAATGGCTGCTTCCAGCGTAACAGCATGTAAAAAGGTCAAACTGAGTAGTTCACTGGCCTCCTCAGTCACCAGATCTGAATCcaacaaaaacatctttttgCAAATTGACAGCTGAAAAATCAGCTTAAGCTCCGTGATGTTATCACATAAAACACGGAGCTGATTCTCAAAGGGTGTTTCCAGCACCATGTGACAAATAACTGAGGCTAGTTGGAGACCAAAGGGTGAAACTATGAAGTGTtagtgttcctaataaagtgatcCGTACCCTTACATATCCGTAAAAGGTGAATATCaggtaattaaataaaaagtagtGGTAAAACAAACCAGTTTGAAGCAGAATTATATAACTGTTTTGCTTAAACTTGGCTTGATGATATTACAACTATTTGGACAGTGTAAAGGGATTCCTTTAATTATGGTTCCCTTTtggctttgttttgtgttattctcgtttttttttgttgctgaaaATCAGCATAAAAATTGCAATATTCTATATCCAGAAAAAAAAGCGTATTATAGCAAGGCTTTTTATGATGTCACGACACAACAccagctctgaggaaaagtacTTGTGTCCTTACTGGCATCTTGTTATAGCCACATCATTTTATGACAGTGACCAAAATAGGAACCAATAGTTACACAAATATTGTCTGTGCCTGTTCTGTTGCCTATTGAAATTCAATTTAGGATGATTAGTATatcaaatatgaatgaatattacACCAGATAACAAGACTAAAACGAGACATATTGgcaaaatatgaatatgaaaaactTTCACTTTGactcatcctctcctcttcGCCCCTCTTGTCCCAGGTTCGATGAAGATGTCGAGCTCTGACAGCTACTTCTACGCCGCCATTGTTGCCGTGCTCGCTGTGCACGTGGttttggctttgtttgtttatgtggcCTGGAACGAAGGCGCACCTAAAGGCAAGGGCAAACACGAATAAGGCGCGTCCGTATGAGCTCGCAAAGACCTGTGGAGACAGATAGACGTGGAACCTCACGGACCCCCTACACCTCGGGCTCCAGCACGAAACATGACGACATCTTCCAACCTGACAGTTAGGGGATCTACTTTGAGCTTTGTGGTTAAAGCTTAAATCTAGTGTGTAGTTCTCGGGGCCGGGGGAGTAGAGGCTGttggatgtgtatgtgtgtttgttgtttttttgtcaccagCCTCAGCAGATCTGCTTTCTGACTTTCTATTGTATGAAAATGTAACTTTTGTTGGCAGAGGGCAGCCCATATTTTTAAAGAGATTTTCTTATAAGTTGCCATCTGGCTAAGTTCTGTGAAGAGTGTGGAATGCAGAGAAACATCTCGGGCTTTTGATAatgcatgcagacacacacacacactgtatgtactTGTACTGTGTATGTACGAAGGAGTTGGTTCCAAAATACAACACTGCGTCTATTCTTTGAATATTTGTGCTACTGAATAAATCATACCGTCCACAGATTTCACTTCTTATCAGCGTCAAGTTATGATTCTAAACCCATATGTGCTTAAATGTAATGCTGTATTTTGGAACACGCCCCTCACAATGTCatgtcattataataatatcatccatttgtttgttctgtcaagtcttttttttttatatagatatTTTGAAACTTCAGACTATTTAATGTTTTGTATTGAATATGTTTGGTGAGTTTGAGGATCGAGGAGATTGTGGTGTAAGTCTGTGTGATTGAGATGAGAACAGTGAACAAATAAATATGGGAAAACAAAATTCTTTAAATATACACTCATATTTGttactgatgatgtcatctacaacacctttatttatttaagtattttctCTGCAAATGAATGAGCATCAACGTGTAAATATGCTAGATTATAGCCATTGACTAATTTACACATGTCGCCCCTTGGCAGGTTGATGGAATAAGACAAAAGATTCATGTGCATATGCTGAAAGGAATGAAAAAACTAACTCAAAGGACTTCATGTTGCTCTTCATATACTACTGCTACTTTATCCAAGTACCATTCAGCTAATTTTATTGTGTCGTtccacctgtttttttttgctctctgtCCAAAATTTCACCTTTGATCGCAAAGGTGACCAACACTGCTGCAAAAACCTAACAAGACCAATATTTGCATCAcaatttcaataaaacaagaCTTCACACACCCACGCAATGAACATCTAGTCTGACTGCCCTCAGGTACAGGGCTTTGAATAGAAGCCTGATTCCCACAGCCATCACACCACGCTGAGTGGGATCACAACTGTTTCATGATCAGAACCGTTTTATGTCTAAGAGTGGATGGGTGGTGGTGAAGTATGCTGAGTTTATtgtctgttgctgttgttgccatGTTGTGAGAAAGAATTTCACCTTGGAGACAATAAATTCAGAGtcgtaataaaaaaaaagagaagcagcaTATGCTGTGTTGTGGTTAACAAGGACAGACGTCTAGTTATTATAAACTGTGTGTGCTGTAGCAAGGCAAACCAGGAAATAAAGGGACATTCAGTTTCAGGAGGTTGAGGGACCAAAATTTAAAGTGACTGGTACTGAAGtgctttttttatatagataaaatgcacatttgcCTCATTTAATTGCACTTAAATGTGtaagaaaattgaataaatcacatttattatttttacacaaGTCTCAGACACTAGTGTGGTTAGAGAAGGTAGCAGATCATGTTTGTACTTTGCCACAACCAGCATGAGAAGACTATAAGTGTAGTTATATCATATCACATGTGTCTCAAGAGATATCCACTGTATATCCAAAGAGATTTTCATCTGATATACAGACAAAATGGCGTGATTAAAAGTAATAAGACATCATCAGATTGCTATATTGATATCATTATGAGGCGTACTGATTATTTTTGTCCAACTACATGTAGAATATATCAGTATATACACAGtccatacatgtgtatgtaaatgaTCAAGCATGTCTGGAGTAACATGGCTTAATAGACCCTTTTTCACAGggtccatttttatatatatatatatatatatatatatatatatatatatatatttatatatatacatatatgtatatatcatatCTTATCACATTTTCCCAGCTCAGTAaatcatggtttttttttacattttattttttagagcTTATTTATATACTGTTTCAACCGCTCGTTATATGTGATACGACAGTACAGCTTAGCTCATTCAAATGTAGGTCAGGGAAAGCACATTTGTCACAGATGGAGGAACTTGCTTATGCATTTATCTGAGAAGCAAACGAACCAGTACATTAAGTCTCTGGCTGAAAGTCATTCAGTGTGAACTTGACTTCTGCTTCAGCCTGatgtgcaataataataatctcataAGGACACAACTCTTTAACGTTATGACATTGTGGTATTTGAATGTGGtaatatggtgtgtgtgtggggggggggggggagaagacaTTCACTCTTTGATTGACTGCCCGAGATGACAATTAAGAGACACTTTCCTGACTTTTGCAGAGGATCTTCACTGTCATGTGGTGGCAGGAAACTGACAGTTTGTCCCTGCAGACGACACAGTATGGAGGCCAGTGCGGGGACTGACAGATGCTGGGACTTAATGACCCGTTCTGCCTCAGAAAACATGTCAGCAGCTGACTTCTGTTTGTTTCACTCGGTGCTGATGTGCGGCGTCACTCTTCAGCAGCATTCGTTTGCAGCTCCCACACTGAGCGCTGTACAGTTTGTCTGTTGCAGGACAAGGCCAGTGTCGGAGATGAGGTGACAGGCCTGTGAGTAATCAAACGGATTAAGTCAGCAGACCTCACATAATTCTCATATGCTTGCCCTCACGGCATCGCTAAGTTGCTGCAAGGGCAGCCTCAGTTTGGCGCTCTTTTTTCATTTATCGCACATTAGCAGGTTGGGTGCATTTGTGTCAGGGCGATGAAAAACAGGCCGGAGAACACTAAACACTTTACTTTAGTCCGGGATTACATAAACACGACGCGACAACGCTTCAagattatttaatttttggTGTCCTGCCAAGCCAAACAATTCTGCAATTCTCCAATGTGATGGCATGTTTATAAC
Coding sequences within it:
- the vma21 gene encoding vacuolar ATPase assembly integral membrane protein vma21, which gives rise to MDGPVRAPSDYAAGPPPYARGNDGSLVSALKTLLFFTILMVTLPIGLYFASKAYIFEGSMKMSSSDSYFYAAIVAVLAVHVVLALFVYVAWNEGAPKGKGKHE